The following coding sequences lie in one Vibrio aerogenes genomic window:
- a CDS encoding ATP-binding protein: protein MGQAFEVKEQQDKINNHYFRSKWKFILFGFIYVLSCISFVFYLYGQAKKSIDEEINSRLYSGALLTVAALGDHYHDHLKSKHDKTEAQDWNTIQNLTRFSRQLNLTYLYTVIERNGEAILISSSATEEELKENNYVRFFDPYPDASQALLTALREKRVIWTDYSDHWGDFRAVFVPERSADGTTYIAGAEVSMEDYYEHLYNQIIHFAGFSIFLFVDFSMFVAVYFSYIRNRYTQAQAHAEMLQKATQAAEEANLAKSRFVAVMSHELRTPLNGVIGATELLSETSLDSSQQMYLHIISSSSLSLLSMANNVLDLSKIESEQETLECHDFALEPFIQSILGLIRPQLNSPDIVLDYYLAETVPGYINADPEKLRRILINLLGNAAKFTDKGHIRLTVLQQVSELPALNLRFEVSDTGIGIAPEYRDQLFKPFHQIRNHHQNKSAGSGLGLSISLQLIQMMGGSIDLNSKVDEGTTFFFDIQCQVATQAPVEDSESQIHGTGVNSILSKSLRVLVVDDSDVNLSLAKIMLEHQGHEVEIQRGEEDMDTILQSVYQNQYDVILMDIHMGRLNGIDLTREIRQMNGIKQPYIIAYTANAYTSDIEKYRKSGMNDILIKPVLQKDIKKVLSRAKHRISG from the coding sequence ATGGGGCAAGCCTTTGAAGTGAAGGAGCAGCAGGATAAGATAAATAACCACTATTTCCGCAGTAAATGGAAGTTCATCCTGTTTGGTTTTATCTATGTACTTTCGTGCATTTCATTTGTTTTTTATCTTTATGGTCAGGCAAAAAAGTCAATTGATGAAGAAATTAACAGCCGTCTCTATAGTGGCGCTTTACTGACAGTCGCTGCGCTGGGTGATCATTATCATGATCATCTGAAAAGTAAACACGACAAAACAGAAGCACAAGACTGGAATACGATTCAGAATCTGACCCGTTTCAGCCGTCAACTGAATTTAACTTATTTATATACCGTTATAGAAAGGAACGGAGAAGCTATTCTTATTTCTTCCAGTGCGACAGAAGAAGAGCTGAAAGAAAATAATTACGTGCGCTTTTTTGACCCATATCCAGATGCCAGTCAGGCGTTATTAACTGCTTTACGGGAAAAACGGGTTATCTGGACAGATTATAGTGATCACTGGGGTGATTTCCGGGCTGTGTTTGTTCCGGAGCGTTCAGCTGATGGCACAACTTATATTGCCGGTGCTGAAGTTTCAATGGAAGATTACTATGAGCATTTATATAACCAGATCATCCACTTTGCCGGATTTTCCATTTTCTTATTTGTTGATTTCAGTATGTTTGTTGCAGTGTATTTCTCATATATCCGCAACCGGTATACTCAGGCTCAGGCTCATGCAGAGATGCTTCAGAAAGCAACACAAGCTGCCGAAGAAGCCAATCTGGCAAAAAGCCGGTTTGTCGCCGTCATGAGTCATGAGTTACGCACACCACTAAATGGTGTGATCGGAGCAACAGAATTGCTTTCAGAAACATCTCTGGACTCTTCTCAGCAAATGTACCTGCATATTATCAGCTCCAGCAGCCTTTCTCTTTTGTCCATGGCAAATAATGTGCTTGATCTGTCAAAGATAGAATCAGAGCAGGAGACTTTAGAATGCCATGATTTTGCCTTAGAACCATTTATTCAGTCGATACTCGGTTTAATCAGGCCCCAGCTAAATTCACCGGATATTGTCCTTGACTATTATTTGGCGGAGACTGTTCCCGGGTATATCAACGCAGATCCAGAAAAATTACGCAGAATACTGATCAATTTATTAGGTAATGCAGCAAAATTTACTGATAAAGGACATATCCGTTTAACTGTATTACAGCAGGTCTCGGAGTTACCGGCACTGAATTTAAGATTTGAAGTATCAGATACAGGTATCGGAATTGCGCCGGAATACCGGGATCAACTGTTTAAGCCATTTCACCAAATACGAAACCATCATCAAAATAAATCCGCCGGAAGCGGGCTCGGTTTATCAATCAGCCTGCAGCTGATTCAAATGATGGGTGGATCTATCGATTTGAACAGCAAAGTTGATGAAGGGACAACTTTTTTCTTTGATATTCAATGTCAGGTGGCCACTCAGGCTCCTGTTGAAGACTCTGAAAGTCAGATTCATGGAACAGGAGTCAATTCAATACTTTCCAAAAGCCTGAGGGTATTGGTCGTCGATGATAGTGATGTCAATTTGTCACTGGCTAAAATCATGCTTGAACATCAGGGGCATGAGGTTGAAATACAACGGGGAGAAGAAGATATGGATACTATTCTTCAGTCCGTTTATCAAAATCAATATGATGTGATTTTAATGGATATTCACATGGGCAGACTCAATGGCATTGATCTGACAAGAGAGATCCGGCAGATGAATGGAATAAAACAGCCTTATATCATCGCTTACACAGCCAATGCTTATACCAGTGATATTGAGAAGTACCGGAAATCCGGTATGAATGACATCCTGATTAAACCGGTTCTGCAAAAGGATATCAAAAAGGTATTATCCAGAGCCAAACATCGTATTTCCGGATAA
- a CDS encoding cyclase family protein produces MKYRYQSLPLKKTLSGYTLIPLLFSMLLISPYGFTKEMKEKSIQYSHILELSHPIKESIPLWPGDPEVSFKSVATMSKDGYYLRQFTIGEHSATHMNAPNSFVDNGQGIDSFPASSLVLPAIVINVKAAVKNNPDYIISMKDIQSWEKSERTNTSRNISFF; encoded by the coding sequence ATGAAGTATCGTTATCAGAGCCTCCCTTTAAAAAAAACTTTATCCGGATATACATTAATTCCATTACTCTTCAGTATGTTACTCATCAGCCCTTATGGATTTACGAAAGAAATGAAAGAGAAAAGTATACAGTACAGCCATATATTAGAATTGAGTCACCCGATTAAAGAGTCAATACCTCTGTGGCCAGGAGATCCTGAAGTTTCATTCAAATCCGTCGCAACCATGAGCAAAGATGGTTATTACCTGAGGCAGTTTACAATTGGCGAACATAGTGCAACCCATATGAACGCCCCAAATAGTTTTGTTGATAACGGGCAGGGAATTGATAGCTTTCCGGCTTCTTCTTTGGTACTTCCGGCCATTGTCATCAATGTGAAGGCTGCCGTAAAAAACAATCCGGACTATATTATTTCGATGAAAGATATTCAGTCCTGGGAAAAAAGTGAACGGACAAATACCAGCCGAAACATTAGTTTTTTTTAA
- a CDS encoding cyclase family protein — protein sequence MNGQIPAETLVFFNTGWGDYWSTPEKFINQDKQGVLHFPGISGEVTGFLISQRQIGGLGIDTHGLDPSQSEIYQTNTLLATHHKIALECVANLDQMPVKGATIAIGLLRLNQGSGAPVSITAFIPE from the coding sequence GTGAACGGACAAATACCAGCCGAAACATTAGTTTTTTTTAATACGGGTTGGGGAGACTACTGGAGCACTCCGGAGAAGTTTATTAATCAGGATAAACAGGGTGTTTTACATTTCCCTGGAATCAGCGGAGAAGTCACCGGTTTTTTAATCTCTCAGAGACAAATTGGTGGATTAGGGATTGATACTCACGGGCTGGACCCAAGCCAGAGCGAGATATACCAAACGAACACATTACTGGCCACTCATCACAAAATCGCTCTTGAATGTGTTGCAAATCTGGATCAAATGCCTGTAAAAGGCGCTACGATAGCCATTGGTTTATTGCGGCTGAATCAAGGATCCGGAGCACCGGTATCCATCACAGCATTTATACCAGAATAA
- a CDS encoding cytochrome b/b6 domain-containing protein → MSKHYRWDLFVRLTHWIVAVSFFANFLLTEEGGLTHRWVGYTVIVTVSLRLLWGLIVKSPARLSAFKPSVSGALEHLSEVFKTKEDRHEGHNPAGAIMVWVLWSGLLLTGLSGWATQWDVFWGESWLEDVHETAANLTMAAVVIHVSAVIFMTHWTKHNYIRAMWFRNK, encoded by the coding sequence ATGTCTAAACATTACCGTTGGGACCTATTTGTCAGACTGACTCACTGGATCGTTGCTGTTTCGTTTTTTGCGAACTTTTTATTGACTGAAGAAGGCGGCTTAACCCATCGATGGGTTGGATATACGGTGATCGTGACTGTCAGCTTACGTTTGCTGTGGGGGCTGATTGTCAAATCCCCTGCCCGGTTATCTGCTTTTAAACCTTCGGTGAGTGGTGCACTTGAACATTTGTCTGAAGTATTTAAAACCAAAGAAGACCGGCATGAGGGACACAATCCAGCCGGGGCAATAATGGTCTGGGTGCTTTGGTCTGGGTTATTACTGACAGGTTTGTCCGGATGGGCAACACAGTGGGATGTATTCTGGGGTGAATCCTGGCTTGAAGACGTCCATGAAACTGCAGCAAACCTGACAATGGCCGCGGTTGTGATTCATGTCAGTGCAGTCATTTTTATGACTCACTGGACAAAACACAACTATATCCGGGCAATGTGGTTCAGAAATAAATAA
- a CDS encoding PepSY domain-containing protein, producing MKLNKTTSLITRGFLLSFTLVSGAVFADPQCTTAPENNWIPFEKAKQQVLDMGYKIKVFKRTHTQCYELYGYDKTGERVEIYFNPVDMSKVKEE from the coding sequence ATGAAGCTTAACAAAACAACGTCTCTGATCACCCGTGGTTTTCTGTTGTCATTTACTTTGGTCTCTGGCGCAGTATTTGCGGATCCGCAATGTACAACCGCACCTGAAAATAACTGGATTCCTTTCGAAAAAGCCAAGCAGCAAGTTTTGGATATGGGGTATAAAATTAAAGTATTCAAAAGAACACATACACAATGTTATGAACTTTATGGTTATGACAAAACCGGAGAACGGGTAGAAATCTATTTTAATCCGGTTGATATGAGCAAAGTTAAAGAGGAATGA
- a CDS encoding helix-turn-helix domain-containing protein, with amino-acid sequence MITSLELLDMLKAEADLHSDYAVAKFLNVSHQAVSRWRNGKVMSEETATKIARILEIDEDVIILSNIVEKQKNEKAKAALLKLMAS; translated from the coding sequence ATGATCACTAGTCTTGAACTTTTGGACATGCTAAAAGCAGAAGCTGACTTGCATAGCGATTATGCCGTTGCAAAATTTCTGAATGTTTCTCATCAGGCTGTATCAAGGTGGCGAAATGGTAAGGTTATGAGCGAGGAAACAGCGACAAAGATAGCAAGAATTTTAGAAATAGACGAAGACGTTATTATCTTGTCTAATATAGTTGAGAAGCAAAAAAATGAAAAAGCGAAAGCAGCCTTGTTAAAGCTAATGGCCTCCTGA
- a CDS encoding uracil-DNA glycosylase family protein: MSLINQTGKQRSDRPLAALNRAVLEKVAQCPSSSSAFTTDNGRATRQSFVRDICKVMTVLVNEMCFRSNKVGVATVHGFSLRTWGFIAEAAGLPVWRVKQCAKYAFIKGWITSKQPRERYTGKENRDQWRGLASIKRVTVEYFIDLGIYEQYLEARQASKSWLELLAKRLNRPVKYIQTPITLLRRRRKEARQAASEPIHT; encoded by the coding sequence ATGAGCCTAATCAACCAGACCGGCAAACAACGTTCAGACCGCCCCTTGGCGGCGCTGAATCGTGCTGTTCTGGAAAAGGTGGCTCAGTGTCCGTCTTCTTCATCAGCATTCACTACTGATAACGGCAGGGCGACCCGGCAATCATTTGTCCGTGACATCTGCAAAGTGATGACTGTGCTTGTCAATGAGATGTGCTTTCGTTCAAACAAAGTTGGTGTCGCAACGGTACACGGCTTTTCACTCAGAACGTGGGGATTCATTGCCGAAGCGGCAGGGCTTCCGGTCTGGCGCGTGAAGCAATGCGCAAAGTATGCCTTTATCAAAGGCTGGATCACCTCAAAACAGCCCAGAGAACGTTACACCGGGAAAGAAAACCGCGATCAATGGCGGGGACTGGCATCTATCAAGCGTGTCACCGTCGAATACTTTATTGATTTAGGCATTTACGAACAGTATTTAGAAGCCCGGCAAGCCTCAAAATCATGGCTTGAGCTGCTCGCTAAGCGCCTGAATCGTCCTGTGAAATATATTCAGACCCCAATCACTTTATTACGCCGACGCCGCAAAGAAGCGCGTCAGGCCGCATCAGAACCCATTCATACCTAG
- a CDS encoding helicase HerA domain-containing protein produces the protein MEPINNNNRLSNNHAYVVGMSGSGKSSLAKKLLIKPTDQVAIYDPKREYDGLLQGRKIRVYTHPGEFARAMLAGRETGQGFKIAYRPEESGPDDFDLFCKVIWGCGNGKHIKPLKVICEEVAENSKGAGKATGYHGKLLRLGRSYNIHTINLFQRGQEVSKTIIDNCEYGYIMLTKTPKGRRYLEDLTGISETQQSQLKQFEYFKQSGITVERGKIRW, from the coding sequence ATGGAGCCAATTAATAACAACAACAGACTCAGCAACAATCATGCATACGTGGTCGGGATGTCCGGGTCCGGGAAATCATCACTGGCAAAGAAATTACTGATAAAGCCGACTGACCAAGTGGCTATCTACGACCCCAAACGGGAGTATGACGGTCTGTTACAGGGTCGCAAAATTCGGGTTTATACCCATCCGGGGGAGTTTGCGCGGGCAATGCTGGCCGGACGCGAAACCGGGCAGGGGTTTAAAATCGCCTACCGGCCTGAAGAATCCGGCCCGGATGACTTTGATCTGTTCTGTAAAGTTATCTGGGGGTGTGGCAACGGCAAACATATCAAACCACTCAAAGTGATATGCGAGGAAGTGGCGGAGAACTCAAAAGGGGCCGGGAAAGCAACCGGCTATCACGGTAAATTATTACGTCTGGGACGCTCTTACAATATCCATACAATTAACCTGTTTCAGCGCGGGCAGGAAGTCAGCAAGACGATTATTGATAATTGTGAGTATGGCTACATCATGTTGACCAAAACACCCAAGGGACGCCGGTATCTTGAAGATTTGACCGGTATCAGCGAAACACAACAGTCACAGCTCAAACAATTTGAGTATTTTAAGCAGTCCGGTATCACGGTTGAAAGGGGTAAAATCCGCTGGTAA
- a CDS encoding major capsid protein P2, producing the protein MNSVMKMNSFTGVGYGEKATLTVPTGPTYEEIFLETNLTPEQLKRVSVTLNGDEIIVLDGKLMKALEAYKGMPSSPGFYHIPLADISAKTKNGMRYSALVTEQGDNIILEVEIASSSDDNAPGIMLKGHASVSPEQPMRVVVPQIKRQTMQASSTENEFLNLVSGPYILVRRMFFLSEKVNALEIHNDYIKVYDTTKTVEMMRAKRNKKYWPSDMYVFDPIMRGYFIDELFRTEHINELKFTVKTDEPGEAIPIIVESVKIVRPEVFEAAQAAKA; encoded by the coding sequence ATGAATTCAGTGATGAAAATGAACTCATTTACCGGTGTGGGCTATGGTGAAAAGGCCACTCTGACCGTACCAACCGGGCCAACCTATGAAGAGATCTTCTTAGAAACAAACCTCACCCCGGAACAGCTTAAACGGGTCTCAGTGACGCTCAACGGTGATGAAATCATTGTACTTGATGGAAAACTGATGAAAGCACTGGAAGCCTATAAAGGCATGCCAAGCAGTCCCGGCTTTTATCATATCCCGCTGGCGGATATTTCAGCCAAGACTAAAAACGGAATGCGGTACTCGGCACTGGTGACTGAACAGGGGGACAACATCATTCTTGAAGTTGAAATCGCTTCCAGCTCAGATGATAACGCGCCGGGAATTATGCTCAAGGGTCATGCGAGCGTTTCACCAGAGCAACCGATGCGGGTTGTGGTACCGCAAATCAAAAGACAAACCATGCAGGCCAGCTCTACAGAAAATGAATTTCTGAATCTGGTATCCGGCCCCTATATCTTGGTCCGCCGGATGTTCTTTCTCTCTGAAAAGGTCAATGCCCTCGAAATTCATAACGACTACATCAAGGTCTATGACACGACTAAAACAGTCGAGATGATGCGGGCCAAACGGAACAAGAAATACTGGCCCTCAGATATGTATGTCTTTGATCCAATCATGCGCGGTTACTTTATTGATGAGCTGTTCCGTACAGAGCATATCAATGAGCTGAAATTCACGGTGAAAACCGATGAGCCGGGCGAAGCTATCCCGATCATCGTTGAATCCGTGAAAATTGTTCGTCCGGAAGTGTTCGAAGCAGCTCAGGCGGCGAAGGCTTAA